A part of Pirellulales bacterium genomic DNA contains:
- a CDS encoding Mrp/NBP35 family ATP-binding protein: protein MPDQSAIRTALSDYKDPETGRPLGQDQIRDIELTGTSLTVTVGLATYVAPLWEDAQAEIAALLRQKFADLSSVTVRIAPHQRPALPQGPLGLTVKSVIAVGSGKGGVGKSTIAASIALGLAQAGCEVGLMDADVYGPSIPHLFGVKTMPEPQGGRLQPVETAGLKLMSMGFLVPPGEAVVWRGPMLHKSIQQFLGGVSWGELDYLIVDMPPGTGDVAISLSQSVPLTGAVVVCTPQDVALIDAVKAIAMFGKVNIPILGIVENMSYFVCPDNGKRYDIFGHGGAQRKAQELHVPFLGEVPINMQLRINGDAGETAKNFDVVDSAPYLRHICYRLVKNLSEQHRAAPPLPKLSIL, encoded by the coding sequence ATGCCCGATCAATCCGCCATACGCACGGCCCTGTCCGACTACAAAGACCCCGAAACCGGCCGCCCGCTGGGTCAGGACCAAATTCGCGACATCGAACTTACGGGGACTAGCCTAACTGTAACGGTCGGCCTGGCAACCTATGTCGCCCCGTTATGGGAAGATGCCCAAGCCGAAATCGCGGCGCTGTTGCGGCAAAAATTTGCCGACTTGAGCTCGGTCACGGTGCGGATAGCGCCGCATCAGCGACCGGCGTTGCCACAAGGCCCCCTGGGCCTGACGGTTAAAAGCGTTATTGCGGTCGGTTCGGGCAAGGGGGGCGTGGGCAAGAGTACCATCGCCGCGTCGATTGCCCTGGGCCTGGCCCAGGCGGGGTGCGAAGTTGGCCTGATGGACGCCGATGTGTATGGCCCGAGCATTCCGCACCTCTTTGGGGTAAAGACCATGCCCGAACCGCAGGGGGGGCGGTTGCAGCCGGTCGAGACGGCGGGGTTAAAGCTAATGTCGATGGGCTTTTTGGTCCCGCCGGGAGAAGCGGTCGTGTGGCGGGGACCGATGCTGCACAAATCGATCCAGCAGTTCCTAGGAGGGGTCAGCTGGGGGGAACTGGATTACCTGATCGTGGACATGCCCCCGGGGACGGGGGATGTGGCGATTAGCCTGTCGCAGTCCGTGCCGCTGACCGGGGCGGTGGTGGTCTGCACGCCGCAGGATGTCGCGCTCATTGACGCGGTCAAGGCGATCGCCATGTTTGGCAAGGTCAACATTCCGATCCTAGGCATCGTGGAAAATATGAGCTACTTTGTATGTCCCGATAATGGCAAACGGTATGACATCTTTGGCCACGGCGGCGCGCAACGCAAAGCGCAAGAGTTGCATGTGCCGTTTTTGGGCGAAGTACCGATCAACATGCAACTGCGGATCAACGGCGACGCGGGGGAAACGGCCAAGAACTTTGACGTGGTGGATTCGGCCCCGTACCTGCGGCATATTTGTTATCGCCTGGTCAAGAACCTCAGCGAGCAGCACCGCGCGGCCCCGCCGCTACCCAAGTTGTCGATTCTGTAG
- a CDS encoding DUF6677 family protein, with amino-acid sequence MANSDATERLLPLHNPALAALLAWLIPGAGHFYQRRWLKGSLYSFCILGTFLYGIMLPGTSRVVYASFRPGDIRLAYVGQVGMGLPTLPALVQYVRVQNKLAPWWGGFMAPPVLVGQEVPVEWAQEMMALGPEQGDFRPGDFVPSFSGQTMVFRGIYRGREYTADPALNDYATNQLSVWSGKYDYHYDLGWCFTAVAGLMNFLVVLDAYFGPAIGWNWILRKATWNPLTQVMKYEPLPVPAPVEKKSPSESKV; translated from the coding sequence GTGGCAAACAGTGACGCAACCGAGCGCCTGCTGCCATTGCACAATCCGGCCCTGGCGGCGCTGTTGGCCTGGTTGATCCCGGGGGCGGGGCATTTTTATCAGCGCCGCTGGTTAAAAGGGTCGCTGTACAGCTTTTGCATCTTGGGGACGTTTTTATACGGGATCATGCTGCCGGGAACCAGCCGCGTGGTGTACGCCTCTTTTCGACCGGGGGACATTCGCCTGGCGTATGTGGGCCAGGTGGGAATGGGCCTGCCGACATTGCCAGCACTGGTGCAGTATGTGAGGGTCCAAAATAAGCTCGCTCCGTGGTGGGGGGGCTTTATGGCTCCGCCGGTCTTGGTCGGCCAAGAGGTCCCGGTGGAATGGGCCCAAGAGATGATGGCGCTCGGCCCGGAACAAGGGGACTTTCGCCCGGGAGATTTTGTTCCCAGCTTTTCGGGGCAGACGATGGTCTTTCGGGGGATCTATCGTGGGCGGGAATACACCGCCGACCCCGCGCTCAATGACTACGCCACCAATCAACTTAGCGTCTGGTCGGGCAAGTACGATTATCACTACGACCTGGGATGGTGCTTTACCGCCGTGGCGGGGTTGATGAATTTTTTGGTGGTGCTGGACGCCTATTTTGGTCCGGCCATCGGCTGGAACTGGATCTTGCGCAAAGCGACCTGGAATCCCCTGACCCAGGTCATGAAGTACGAACCACTGCCTGTTCCTGCGCCGGTCGAGAAAAAATCTCCGTCCGAGTCAAAAGTTTAG